The Pseudomonas triclosanedens genome has a window encoding:
- the pepN gene encoding aminopeptidase N, whose protein sequence is MRTEQPKVIYLKDYQAPEYLIDETNLTFELYEDHTLVHAQLVMRRNPERGDGLPPLVLDGQQLELLSLSLDDQPLEAGQYQLDENHLTLQPTANAFTVDSTVRIHPESNTALEGLYKSGKMFCTQCEAEGFRKITYYLDRPDVMSSFTTTLSAEQHQYPVLLSNGNPVASGSEEGGRHWATWQDPFKKPAYLFALVAGDLWCVEDQFTTMSEREVTLRIYVEPENIDKVQHAMDSLKNSMRWDEKVYGREYDLDIFMIVAVNDFNMGAMENKGLNIFNSSCVLAKAETATDAAHQRVEGVVAHEYFHNWSGNRVTCRDWFQLSLKEGFTVFRDSEFSADMNSRTVKRVEDVAFLRTNQFAEDAGPMAHPVRPDSFIEISNFYTLTVYEKGAEVVRMIHTLLGADGFRKGTDLYFERHDGQAVTCDDFIKAMEDANGVDLTQFKRWYSQSGTPRLAVEESYDAAAQSYTLTFRQSCPPTPGQAEKLPFVIPVQMGLIDRLGNALSLRLAGEEHAHGSDRVLQVTETEQSFTFIGLAEKPLPSLLRGFSAPVKLSFPYDRDQLMFLMQHDEDGFNRWEAGQQLSVQVLQELIGQHQRGEQLVLDQRLIVAFRTLLLDAGLDQAMVAEMLSLPSEAYLTEISEVADVEAIHAAREFARRQIGAALHEQLWARYQANRQQSRDTAYVAEASHIARRSLQNIALSYLMQSGKPEVLAACQEQYKDCDNMTERLTALAVLVNSSFESEKAEALAMFADYFKDDPLVMDQWFSVQAGCTLPGGLERVQALMSHSAFTLKNPNKIRALIGAFANQNAVNFHRADGAGYRFLADQIITLNALNPQIASRLLTPLTRWRKYAPERQALMKAELERILASGELSSDVYEVVSKSLA, encoded by the coding sequence ATGCGTACCGAGCAACCGAAAGTCATCTACCTCAAGGATTATCAGGCGCCCGAGTACCTGATCGACGAGACCAACCTGACCTTCGAGCTGTACGAGGACCACACCCTGGTCCACGCCCAGCTGGTGATGCGCCGCAACCCCGAGCGCGGCGACGGCCTGCCGCCGCTCGTGCTCGACGGCCAGCAACTGGAGCTGCTGTCGCTGTCGCTCGATGACCAGCCCCTCGAAGCCGGCCAGTACCAGCTCGACGAGAACCATCTGACTCTGCAGCCGACCGCGAATGCCTTCACCGTCGACAGCACGGTGCGCATCCACCCGGAAAGCAACACCGCGCTGGAAGGCCTGTACAAGTCCGGCAAGATGTTCTGCACCCAGTGCGAGGCCGAGGGCTTCCGCAAGATCACCTACTACCTCGACCGTCCGGACGTGATGAGCAGCTTCACCACCACGCTGTCGGCCGAGCAGCACCAGTACCCGGTGCTCCTGTCCAACGGCAATCCGGTGGCCAGCGGCTCGGAAGAGGGCGGCCGCCACTGGGCGACCTGGCAGGACCCGTTCAAGAAGCCGGCCTACCTGTTCGCCCTGGTCGCCGGTGACCTCTGGTGCGTGGAAGACCAGTTCACCACCATGAGCGAGCGCGAAGTCACCCTGCGCATCTATGTCGAGCCGGAGAACATCGACAAGGTCCAGCACGCCATGGACAGCCTGAAGAACTCGATGCGCTGGGACGAGAAGGTCTACGGCCGCGAGTACGACCTGGACATCTTCATGATCGTCGCGGTCAACGACTTCAACATGGGCGCCATGGAGAACAAGGGCCTCAACATCTTCAACTCCAGCTGCGTACTGGCCAAGGCCGAGACCGCCACCGATGCCGCGCACCAGCGCGTCGAAGGTGTCGTCGCCCACGAGTACTTCCACAACTGGTCGGGCAACCGCGTGACCTGCCGCGACTGGTTCCAGCTGTCGCTCAAGGAAGGCTTCACCGTGTTCCGCGACAGCGAATTCTCCGCCGACATGAACTCGCGCACCGTCAAGCGCGTCGAGGACGTGGCCTTCCTGCGCACCAACCAGTTCGCCGAAGATGCCGGCCCGATGGCCCATCCGGTGCGCCCGGATTCCTTCATCGAGATTTCCAACTTCTACACCCTGACCGTCTACGAGAAGGGCGCGGAAGTCGTGCGCATGATCCACACCCTGCTGGGCGCCGATGGCTTCCGCAAGGGTACCGACCTGTACTTCGAGCGTCATGACGGCCAGGCCGTGACCTGCGACGACTTCATCAAGGCGATGGAAGATGCCAACGGGGTCGACCTCACCCAGTTCAAGCGCTGGTACAGCCAGTCCGGCACCCCGCGCCTGGCCGTGGAGGAAAGCTACGATGCCGCGGCACAGAGCTACACCCTGACCTTCCGCCAGAGCTGCCCGCCCACGCCGGGGCAGGCCGAGAAGCTGCCCTTCGTCATCCCGGTGCAGATGGGCCTGATCGATCGCCTCGGCAATGCGCTGTCGCTGCGCCTTGCCGGCGAGGAACATGCCCACGGCAGCGACCGTGTGCTGCAGGTCACCGAGACCGAGCAGTCCTTCACCTTCATCGGCTTGGCGGAAAAACCGCTGCCTTCGCTGCTGCGCGGCTTTTCCGCGCCGGTGAAGCTGAGCTTCCCCTACGACCGTGACCAACTGATGTTCCTCATGCAGCACGACGAGGATGGCTTCAACCGCTGGGAAGCCGGCCAGCAACTGTCCGTGCAGGTGCTGCAGGAGTTGATCGGCCAGCACCAGCGTGGCGAGCAACTGGTGCTCGACCAGCGCCTGATCGTGGCTTTCCGCACCCTGCTGCTGGATGCCGGGCTGGACCAGGCGATGGTCGCTGAAATGCTCTCGCTGCCCAGCGAGGCGTACCTCACCGAGATCAGCGAAGTGGCCGACGTCGAGGCGATCCACGCCGCTCGCGAATTTGCCCGCCGGCAGATCGGCGCAGCGCTGCACGAACAGCTCTGGGCGCGTTACCAGGCCAACCGCCAGCAGTCGCGCGATACCGCATATGTTGCCGAGGCCTCGCACATTGCCCGCCGCAGCCTGCAGAACATTGCGCTTTCCTATCTCATGCAGAGCGGCAAGCCCGAGGTGCTCGCGGCCTGTCAGGAGCAGTACAAGGATTGCGACAACATGACCGAGCGCCTCACCGCCCTGGCAGTGCTGGTCAACTCCTCCTTCGAGAGTGAGAAGGCCGAGGCGCTGGCGATGTTCGCCGACTACTTCAAGGACGACCCGCTGGTGATGGACCAGTGGTTCAGCGTCCAGGCCGGTTGCACCCTGCCGGGCGGGCTGGAGCGGGTGCAGGCGCTGATGAGCCACTCGGCCTTCACCCTGAAGAACCCGAACAAGATCCGCGCGCTGATCGGTGCCTTCGCCAACCAGAACGCGGTGAACTTCCATCGGGCGGACGGCGCGGGCTACCGCTTCCTGGCCGACCAGATCATCACCCTCAACGCGCTCAACCCGCAGATCGCCTCGCGTCTGCTGACGCCGCTGACCCGCTGGCGCAAGTATGCGCCCGAGCGCCAGGCGCTGATGAAGGCCGAACTGGAGCGCATCCTCGCCTCCGGCGAGCTGTCCAGCGACGTCTACGAAGTGGTCAGCAAGAGCCTCGCCTGA
- a CDS encoding DUF2797 domain-containing protein: MREIGRGALSKMSARLESPVQYAFRLGEDEVAVNPLIGKSVRLEYLGEIFCCHCGRKTKKSFSQGYCYPCFTKLAQCDSCIMSPEKCHYEDGSCREPEWGERFCMTDHVVYLANSSGVKVGITRATQVPTRWIDQGARQALPIMRVATRQQSGFVEDLLRTQVTDRTNWRALLKGEAEPLDLIAIREQIFDACADGIVGLQQRFGLQAIQPVIDMQPIEISYPVEAYPAKITSFDLDKTPVVEGTLQGIKGQYLIFDTGVINVRKYTAYQLAISA, from the coding sequence ATGCGGGAAATCGGACGTGGCGCCCTGAGCAAGATGTCGGCGCGCCTTGAAAGCCCCGTGCAGTATGCGTTTCGCCTCGGCGAGGACGAAGTCGCAGTCAATCCGCTGATCGGCAAGAGCGTTCGCCTGGAGTACCTGGGCGAGATCTTCTGCTGCCATTGCGGCCGCAAGACCAAGAAGAGCTTCAGCCAGGGCTACTGTTATCCGTGCTTCACCAAGCTGGCGCAGTGCGACAGTTGCATCATGAGCCCGGAGAAGTGCCATTACGAAGACGGATCGTGCCGTGAGCCGGAGTGGGGCGAGCGTTTCTGCATGACTGACCACGTGGTCTACCTGGCCAACTCGTCGGGCGTGAAGGTCGGCATCACCCGCGCCACCCAGGTGCCGACTCGCTGGATCGACCAGGGTGCGCGCCAGGCCCTGCCGATCATGCGTGTGGCGACCCGGCAGCAGTCAGGCTTCGTCGAAGACCTGCTGCGTACCCAGGTCACCGACCGTACCAACTGGCGTGCGCTGCTCAAGGGCGAGGCCGAGCCGCTGGACCTGATTGCCATCCGCGAGCAGATCTTCGATGCCTGCGCCGACGGCATCGTCGGATTGCAGCAGCGCTTCGGCCTGCAGGCGATCCAACCGGTGATCGACATGCAGCCCATCGAGATCAGCTACCCGGTGGAAGCCTACCCGGCCAAGATCACCAGCTTCGACCTGGACAAGACGCCGGTGGTGGAAGGTACGCTGCAAGGCATCAAGGGCCAGTACCTGATTTTCGATACCGGCGTGATCAACGTGCGCAAGTACACCGCGTACCAGCTGGCGATCAGCGCCTGA
- a CDS encoding YeaC family protein, whose protein sequence is MSSFAEMIENITPEIYERLKLAVEIGKWPDGRKLSQEQKELSLQAMIAWEMENLPEDQRTGYMGEQACASHAEPIPNILFSSNSLH, encoded by the coding sequence ATGTCGTCCTTCGCCGAAATGATCGAGAACATCACCCCCGAAATCTACGAGCGCCTCAAGCTCGCCGTGGAAATCGGCAAATGGCCCGACGGCCGCAAGCTCTCCCAGGAGCAGAAGGAGCTGTCGCTGCAGGCCATGATTGCCTGGGAAATGGAAAACCTCCCGGAGGACCAGCGCACCGGCTACATGGGTGAGCAGGCCTGCGCGTCCCACGCCGAGCCGATCCCGAACATCCTCTTCTCCTCCAATTCCCTGCACTGA
- a CDS encoding rhomboid family intramembrane serine protease, whose translation MGEFVSLLRRLNVPFRVSEESGEQVLWVPSAQLAEQVRMLYERYPQGDPEFTVQAEPLRRGPGFVQQLKLSRMTAAVLLVTFVVAAVTLLGTSADTLRWFTFQDFRLVGEDRVMFLALSETLAAGEWWRMFTPMLIHFGWLHLAMNAMWYWELGRRIEYRQGPWMLLGLSLGFGLISNVVQYGVSGASLFGGLSGVLYGLLGHCWIFQRMAPTPAYSLPRGVVAMMLIWLLVCLSGVIDLLGFGSIANGAHVGGLVAGCLSGFIGGLLARRSARAA comes from the coding sequence ATGGGGGAGTTCGTCAGCCTGCTGCGGCGCCTGAACGTACCGTTCCGGGTCAGTGAGGAATCCGGCGAACAGGTACTCTGGGTGCCCAGCGCGCAACTGGCGGAGCAGGTACGCATGCTCTATGAGCGTTATCCGCAGGGCGACCCGGAATTCACCGTGCAGGCCGAGCCGCTGCGCCGCGGGCCCGGTTTCGTGCAGCAGTTGAAGCTGAGCCGGATGACGGCAGCGGTGCTGCTGGTGACCTTCGTAGTGGCGGCCGTGACCCTGCTGGGCACCTCGGCGGACACCTTGCGCTGGTTCACCTTCCAGGACTTTCGCCTGGTCGGCGAGGATCGCGTGATGTTCCTGGCGCTGTCCGAGACGCTGGCTGCGGGCGAGTGGTGGCGGATGTTTACGCCGATGCTGATCCACTTCGGCTGGCTGCACCTGGCGATGAACGCCATGTGGTACTGGGAACTGGGGCGACGCATCGAGTATCGCCAGGGGCCGTGGATGCTGCTTGGCCTGAGCCTTGGCTTCGGTCTGATATCCAACGTCGTGCAGTATGGCGTCAGCGGCGCGAGCCTGTTCGGCGGGCTGTCCGGCGTGCTCTATGGGCTGCTTGGCCACTGCTGGATTTTCCAGCGCATGGCGCCAACTCCGGCCTACAGCCTGCCCAGGGGCGTGGTGGCGATGATGCTGATCTGGCTGCTGGTGTGTCTGTCGGGGGTGATCGACCTGCTCGGCTTCGGATCCATCGCCAATGGCGCGCATGTGGGCGGGTTGGTAGCAGGGTGCCTGAGTGGCTTCATCGGCGGGTTGCTGGCGCGGCGCTCGGCCCGAGCCGCATGA
- a CDS encoding metallophosphoesterase codes for MELDPARGYDLIGDVHGCAHTLDHLLERLGYRLQGGVWRHARRQALFLGDIIDRGPRIREALHRVHDMVAAGEALCIMGNHEFNALGWSTPAAPGSGRQYVREHTPRHARLIKETLEQFEGHPADWRDFLGWFQSLPLFLDAGRFRMVHACWDHGVIDTLRQQFHDGRIDESFLKASAEPGSFAQQACDRLLRGTDMRLPNGMTLTGSDGFTRSFFRTKFWEEDREPETYGDIVFQPDGLPDEVASERLSAEQKSSLLSYGADEPLLFVGHYWRRGTPSPIRPNLACLDYSAVMYGKLVAYRLDGESRLERSKFAWVDVIRPEEDA; via the coding sequence ATGGAACTCGACCCCGCACGCGGCTACGACCTGATCGGCGACGTCCACGGCTGCGCGCATACCCTCGATCACCTGCTGGAGCGGCTCGGCTACCGCCTGCAGGGCGGCGTCTGGCGGCATGCCAGGCGGCAGGCGCTATTCCTGGGAGATATCATCGACCGCGGCCCGCGTATCCGCGAAGCACTGCATCGCGTGCACGACATGGTCGCCGCTGGCGAAGCCCTGTGCATCATGGGCAACCACGAATTCAACGCGCTTGGCTGGTCCACCCCGGCGGCGCCCGGCAGCGGTCGGCAATATGTGCGCGAGCACACGCCGCGCCACGCCCGCCTGATCAAGGAAACCCTGGAACAGTTCGAAGGCCATCCGGCCGACTGGCGTGATTTCCTTGGCTGGTTCCAGAGCCTGCCGCTGTTCCTCGATGCCGGGCGCTTCCGCATGGTGCACGCCTGCTGGGACCACGGCGTGATCGATACGCTGCGCCAGCAATTCCACGATGGCCGCATCGACGAATCCTTTCTCAAGGCCAGCGCCGAACCGGGCAGCTTCGCCCAGCAGGCATGCGACCGGCTCCTGCGCGGTACCGATATGCGCCTGCCAAACGGCATGACCCTGACCGGCAGCGATGGCTTCACGCGGTCGTTCTTCCGCACCAAGTTCTGGGAAGAGGACCGCGAGCCTGAAACTTACGGTGACATCGTATTCCAGCCTGACGGCTTGCCCGACGAAGTTGCCAGCGAGCGCCTGAGCGCCGAGCAGAAATCCAGCCTCCTGAGCTATGGCGCCGACGAGCCGCTGCTATTCGTCGGCCACTACTGGCGGCGCGGCACGCCTTCGCCGATCCGGCCGAACCTGGCCTGCCTGGACTATAGCGCGGTGATGTACGGCAAGCTGGTGGCTTATCGCCTGGACGGTGAGAGCCGGCTGGAGCGCAGCAAGTTCGCGTGGGTCGATGTGATACGGCCGGAGGAAGATGCGTGA
- a CDS encoding NAD(+) kinase — MEPFRNIGIIGRLGSTQVLETIRRLKRFLTERHLHVILEDTISEVLPGHGLQTCSRKIMGEICDLVIVVGGDGSMLGAARALARHKVPVLGINRGSLGFLTDIRPDELETKVAEVLGGQYIVESRFLLDALVRRHGESIGQGDALNDVVLHPGKSTRMIEFELHIDGQFVCSQKADGLIVATPTGSTAYALSAGGPIMHPKLDAIVIVPMYPHTLSGRPIVVDGNSELKIVVSPNMQIYPQVSCDGQNHFTCAPGDTITVSKKPQKLRLIHPIDHNYYEVCRTKLGWGSRLGSTE; from the coding sequence ATGGAACCCTTTCGCAATATCGGCATCATTGGCCGCCTGGGCAGCACCCAGGTTCTGGAAACCATCCGTCGGCTGAAGCGCTTCCTCACCGAGCGTCATCTGCACGTAATCCTCGAAGACACCATTTCCGAGGTCCTGCCCGGCCACGGCCTGCAAACCTGTTCGCGCAAGATCATGGGTGAGATCTGCGACCTGGTGATCGTGGTCGGCGGCGATGGCAGCATGCTCGGCGCCGCCCGCGCCCTGGCGCGGCACAAGGTGCCGGTGCTGGGGATCAACCGTGGCAGCCTGGGCTTCCTCACCGATATCCGCCCGGACGAGCTGGAAACCAAGGTCGCCGAAGTGCTGGGCGGCCAGTACATCGTCGAGAGCCGCTTCCTGCTCGACGCCCTGGTGCGCCGCCACGGAGAGTCCATCGGCCAGGGCGACGCCCTGAACGACGTAGTGCTGCACCCCGGCAAGTCCACCCGGATGATCGAGTTCGAGTTGCACATCGACGGTCAGTTCGTCTGCAGCCAGAAGGCCGACGGCCTGATCGTCGCCACGCCGACCGGCTCCACCGCCTATGCGCTCTCCGCCGGCGGTCCGATCATGCATCCCAAGCTCGACGCCATCGTCATCGTGCCGATGTACCCGCACACTCTGTCAGGCCGGCCGATCGTGGTCGACGGCAACAGCGAGCTGAAAATCGTGGTGTCGCCGAACATGCAGATCTACCCGCAGGTTTCCTGCGATGGGCAGAACCACTTCACCTGTGCGCCGGGCGACACCATCACGGTGAGCAAGAAGCCGCAGAAGCTGCGACTGATTCACCCGATCGACCATAACTACTACGAGGTCTGCCGGACGAAGCTGGGCTGGGGCAGCCGGCTCGGGAGCACCGAGTAA
- a CDS encoding DUF1853 family protein, translating into MTDLKPLLEELMRDLRHPQVRDLAWTLLSPSLLQPGSPSLRHPLSATGWYREPTSLATWLRQQERAPERLLTELGAAPRQRLGRYYERLWQYALAQAPDLRLLAANLPVRENGHTLGELDLLLEDDEGLHHVELAIKLYLGPSPAGPDTWLGPGAEDHLLRKIEHFYQHQLPLSTTPEGLSVVRTVSDSLPSAEFWLGGYLFYPWPEGCSAPARINCDHLRGRWLHRRDWPDYRRCAAPGWRMLPRSQWLAPAAFDEQEQWSEQDFDTWLKQLPEDGFPQMLVRLARQGDRWLEEERLFLVGDRWPQVHSGYTR; encoded by the coding sequence ATGACCGATCTCAAGCCACTGCTCGAAGAACTGATGCGCGACCTGCGCCACCCGCAGGTCCGCGACCTGGCCTGGACGCTGCTGTCGCCGTCTCTGCTACAACCCGGCAGCCCGTCGCTGCGGCATCCGTTGTCGGCCACCGGCTGGTACCGCGAACCCACGTCGCTCGCCACCTGGCTGCGGCAACAGGAACGCGCGCCCGAACGCCTGCTGACGGAACTGGGCGCCGCGCCACGCCAGCGCCTGGGCCGCTACTACGAGCGCCTCTGGCAGTATGCCCTGGCACAGGCGCCCGATCTCCGGCTGCTCGCCGCCAACCTCCCGGTACGCGAGAACGGCCATACCCTCGGTGAACTGGACCTTCTGCTGGAGGACGACGAGGGGCTGCACCACGTCGAACTGGCAATCAAACTCTATCTCGGCCCCAGCCCGGCAGGCCCCGACACCTGGCTCGGCCCCGGTGCCGAAGACCATCTGCTGCGCAAGATCGAGCACTTCTACCAGCACCAGTTGCCACTCTCGACCACCCCCGAAGGCCTGTCGGTGGTGCGCACCGTCAGCGACTCACTCCCCTCGGCGGAATTCTGGCTGGGCGGCTACCTGTTCTACCCCTGGCCGGAAGGCTGCTCCGCCCCGGCCAGAATCAACTGCGACCATCTGCGTGGCCGCTGGCTGCACAGACGCGACTGGCCGGACTATCGACGCTGTGCCGCGCCCGGCTGGCGGATGCTGCCACGCAGCCAATGGCTGGCGCCCGCGGCGTTCGACGAGCAGGAGCAATGGAGCGAGCAGGACTTCGACACCTGGCTGAAGCAACTGCCGGAGGACGGCTTTCCGCAGATGCTGGTACGCCTGGCGCGGCAGGGCGACCGCTGGCTGGAAGAGGAACGCCTGTTCCTGGTCGGCGACCGCTGGCCGCAGGTGCACAGTGGCTATACGCGCTGA
- a CDS encoding 1-aminocyclopropane-1-carboxylate deaminase/D-cysteine desulfhydrase, whose protein sequence is MQKVHLDWLDRAGIELALLRLDLVDEQVSGNKWFKLAPYLQRAAEQGLEGVISLGGAHSNHLHAVAAAGARFGFRTVGLLRGEEQDNPTVADLHRFGMRLHWLGYAGYRQRHQADFWDAWLERYPTLFPIEEGGGGVPGAQGCAPLVEQLCEQLPSIGWKDYQQLWVACGTGTTLAGLVLGEQGAHPVVGALAVPPGHGVEAQVPALLKAAGAVDEGYRLLDASRGGFARIDAELARFILDTERQCGVPLEPLYTGKLLLMLRDEVVGGRIARGSRIVAVHSGGLQGRRALQERLQALAAQRV, encoded by the coding sequence CTGCAGAAAGTTCACCTGGACTGGCTCGATCGTGCCGGCATCGAGCTGGCATTGTTGCGTCTGGATCTGGTGGACGAGCAAGTCTCAGGCAACAAGTGGTTCAAGCTGGCGCCCTATCTGCAGCGGGCCGCCGAGCAGGGGCTGGAGGGCGTAATCAGCCTCGGCGGCGCTCACTCCAATCATCTGCACGCAGTGGCTGCGGCCGGCGCGCGCTTCGGTTTTCGCACCGTTGGCCTGCTGCGCGGCGAAGAGCAGGATAATCCTACGGTCGCTGATCTGCATCGATTCGGTATGCGACTCCATTGGCTCGGCTATGCCGGATATCGTCAGCGGCACCAGGCGGATTTCTGGGATGCCTGGCTGGAGCGTTACCCCACGCTGTTCCCGATCGAAGAAGGCGGCGGCGGTGTACCCGGAGCGCAGGGCTGCGCGCCGTTGGTGGAGCAGCTTTGCGAGCAATTGCCCAGCATCGGCTGGAAGGACTACCAACAACTGTGGGTGGCTTGCGGAACCGGCACGACGCTGGCTGGCCTCGTTCTGGGCGAGCAGGGCGCGCACCCGGTCGTGGGGGCGTTGGCAGTGCCGCCCGGGCATGGGGTCGAGGCGCAGGTGCCGGCGCTGCTTAAGGCTGCAGGTGCTGTCGACGAAGGCTATCGATTGCTGGATGCCAGCCGTGGCGGATTTGCGCGCATCGACGCCGAACTGGCGCGATTCATCCTGGATACCGAGAGGCAATGCGGCGTGCCGCTTGAGCCGCTGTATACCGGCAAGCTGCTGCTGATGCTGCGCGATGAGGTCGTCGGCGGGCGGATCGCGCGCGGAAGCCGTATCGTTGCGGTGCACAGCGGTGGCTTGCAGGGGCGGCGCGCGCTACAGGAACGTCTGCAGGCACTGGCGGCTCAGCGCGTATAG
- a CDS encoding coiled-coil domain-containing protein encodes MSMQKKPQMVEAVVFFNDRGVCKEMLYPEFEALLDNVVQMPEYADQQMRLAYVLINSRLMVRAVVFFYLDFDEKGEADRGWNLPLRNLADRAGRGPDMGAGPIRLACRSQCPVSWHQMHLWDPSLDSGNNHLVQLRDAVKRNHLGVLVEEETAAVEPQRLQMAAEHQWYAPAEESREEAEKLARAMLEEHQQKTAAMLGQHETRLSQISQQHEQELSRLKMGAQEQIKVLQAEVAALRDGLAREEEINASLRRELDGQVSGFQRGREELTAQLRHIEQSGRDELEQLRQQIEDEAKARIVSLEARYKEQISIRDVELSYRNELDQQLQHENQQFRQEAERLREEVAQLRQQAEHARQAAESLRQELATVSSRAADGSMLERLSALGVIFVVYHPGAGHLTLALQDVARYQENPMAFAASKCFVSEDQYRQWLAHYQQPSCEGRLSNGERCAMPIDRVETPGRFVDGDSNCCARHKTSGRLRSVTSG; translated from the coding sequence ATGAGCATGCAGAAGAAGCCTCAGATGGTGGAAGCCGTGGTCTTCTTCAATGATCGTGGCGTCTGCAAGGAAATGCTCTATCCCGAGTTCGAGGCGCTGCTCGACAACGTCGTGCAGATGCCTGAATACGCTGACCAGCAGATGCGGCTCGCCTATGTGCTTATCAATTCGCGTCTGATGGTCAGGGCCGTGGTGTTCTTCTATCTCGACTTCGACGAGAAGGGCGAGGCCGATCGAGGCTGGAACCTGCCCCTGCGCAACCTGGCCGACCGCGCTGGCCGTGGCCCGGACATGGGCGCTGGCCCCATCCGGCTGGCCTGCCGCAGCCAATGCCCGGTGTCCTGGCACCAGATGCACCTGTGGGATCCGAGCCTGGATAGTGGCAACAACCATCTGGTCCAACTGCGCGATGCGGTGAAGCGCAACCACCTTGGCGTGCTGGTGGAGGAGGAAACCGCCGCGGTCGAACCGCAGCGCCTGCAGATGGCCGCCGAGCACCAATGGTACGCGCCGGCCGAAGAGTCCCGCGAAGAGGCCGAGAAGCTGGCCCGCGCGATGCTCGAAGAGCACCAGCAAAAGACTGCCGCGATGCTGGGGCAGCATGAGACCCGCCTTTCGCAGATCAGCCAGCAGCATGAGCAGGAGCTGAGTCGCCTCAAGATGGGCGCTCAGGAACAGATCAAGGTATTGCAGGCCGAAGTGGCGGCGCTGCGCGATGGGCTTGCTCGCGAGGAAGAAATCAATGCCAGTCTGCGCCGCGAACTGGACGGACAGGTCAGTGGATTCCAGCGCGGTCGCGAGGAACTGACCGCGCAACTGCGCCACATCGAACAGAGCGGGCGCGACGAGCTGGAGCAACTGCGCCAGCAGATCGAGGACGAGGCCAAGGCGCGGATCGTTTCGCTCGAGGCACGTTACAAGGAACAGATTTCCATCCGCGATGTGGAGCTCAGCTACCGCAACGAACTGGACCAGCAATTGCAGCATGAGAACCAGCAGTTCAGGCAGGAAGCCGAGCGGTTGCGCGAGGAGGTTGCGCAGTTGCGCCAGCAGGCCGAGCATGCCCGCCAGGCTGCCGAGAGCCTGCGCCAGGAGCTGGCAACGGTTTCATCCAGGGCGGCCGATGGATCGATGCTGGAGCGTCTGTCTGCTCTGGGCGTGATTTTCGTGGTCTACCATCCCGGCGCCGGGCACCTGACCCTGGCCTTGCAGGATGTCGCCCGCTACCAGGAAAACCCGATGGCCTTCGCCGCGTCGAAATGTTTCGTCTCGGAAGACCAGTACCGTCAATGGCTGGCGCACTACCAGCAGCCATCGTGCGAAGGGCGGCTGTCCAACGGCGAGCGCTGCGCCATGCCCATCGACCGGGTGGAAACCCCCGGACGGTTCGTCGATGGCGACAGCAACTGCTGCGCGCGGCACAAGACCAGCGGCCGCTTGCGTAGCGTGACTTCGGGCTGA